The Dethiosulfovibrio peptidovorans DSM 11002 genome has a window encoding:
- a CDS encoding MetQ/NlpA family ABC transporter substrate-binding protein, with the protein MKKYIAYLFVFLFSLFVASGSNAEDLSVLKVGATAGPHAEILEFLKDRLKDRGIDLQVYSFNDYITPNAALDQGDLDANSYQHGLFMDTQNQDRGYSLVSVAKTVVCPMGFYSKKIDDVDDLRKGAKVSVPNDPANVGRALALLEEKGFIKLADGVGYRASVLDVVENPKGIKFVEIEAPQLPRVLDDVDMGAVNVNYAVEAGLSPLEDAILLEDPETSPFANIIAAREDNRDDRRIELLIEVYHSDETRKFILDRFKGSFVPAW; encoded by the coding sequence ATGAAAAAATATATCGCTTATCTGTTCGTTTTTCTGTTCTCTCTGTTCGTGGCGTCCGGTTCCAACGCCGAGGATCTCTCGGTCCTGAAGGTCGGCGCTACCGCCGGACCTCACGCCGAGATACTGGAGTTTCTGAAGGATCGTTTGAAGGATCGTGGTATCGATCTCCAGGTCTATAGCTTTAACGATTATATAACCCCCAATGCTGCCCTGGACCAGGGAGACCTGGATGCCAACTCCTATCAGCACGGGCTTTTCATGGATACCCAGAACCAAGACAGAGGGTATAGTCTGGTATCCGTTGCAAAGACGGTGGTCTGTCCTATGGGATTCTACTCCAAAAAGATAGACGACGTGGATGATCTGAGGAAAGGGGCCAAGGTCTCGGTTCCCAACGATCCGGCCAACGTAGGGAGAGCTTTGGCTTTGCTGGAGGAAAAGGGTTTTATAAAGCTCGCCGACGGAGTGGGCTACAGGGCTTCCGTGCTGGACGTGGTGGAAAATCCTAAGGGGATTAAATTCGTAGAGATAGAGGCCCCTCAGCTTCCCAGGGTCCTGGACGACGTGGATATGGGAGCTGTCAACGTCAATTACGCAGTGGAGGCGGGATTATCGCCCCTGGAGGATGCCATTCTTCTCGAGGATCCCGAGACCTCTCCTTTCGCCAATATCATAGCTGCCAGGGAGGATAACAGGGACGATCGGAGGATCGAACTTTTGATAGAGGTCTATCACAGCGATGAGACCAGAAAGTTCATTCTCGATCGATTTAAGGGTTCCTTCGTGCCGGCCTGGTAG